From the Roseofilum capinflatum BLCC-M114 genome, one window contains:
- a CDS encoding PEP-CTERM sorting domain-containing protein, whose translation MQNSLHLPLTTALASVLSLTAFSAPTQAFTLLKSQEFLENIGIGKSLYANGDEIFIHLINEPYDPNPAPPPTNLCENKSAWIQFIERAYFCDQIPEELQLSPQMAQEATLMNSGNAELFMYGVFPFPTPMFAGGFVSPGFDPGEELIFALQTTPSQEVGQVFYSTGDPNANASLFPGYDNPFRDQIQTDIDTFLSVPHARVRYEAPGIARVGFEDVFYRGALNLDCNNPLEPCPQADWDFNDYEFLISGVEIQPEEPVLEQTGLELIVEEGEVFDFQALDYGTRIPDKLKFHWDFNDDGETDYEGLEGEIQWSYGTPGVYDSWLTVIDDSNPDNIIEWKYIFQTTVKGEPVAPQFSVLWWDTIFWKPGLGWEVRQEIPDFLDDFGGGDIFNTTYISHITPGGLEAHLASNNYDVVVLDTAYAPPYNPVFPFDSADQEALKQHYTQKSNLMLDGSLTIRSYPHTPETDFPGINNSLGNFTANQVYELATRGGGILIGTDHYQFQGDANYMLDGLFPGRTTRFSGITNPSTDGVFYGADLLNNQVEVAPNDIFNHWSAVPSQGVAPTGDFIDFLGNPVTLYSQVDVANKPGGGQKYSYISTSWKPDVCATAVTDTSSACKKVPEPSAILGLLAVGAVGSLLKRH comes from the coding sequence ATGCAAAACTCACTCCATCTACCCCTGACTACCGCTCTAGCCTCCGTACTTTCTCTGACTGCCTTCAGCGCTCCCACTCAAGCCTTCACCCTTCTCAAGAGTCAAGAGTTTCTGGAGAACATTGGTATCGGCAAATCGCTTTATGCCAATGGTGACGAAATTTTTATCCATCTCATCAATGAGCCATACGATCCCAACCCTGCGCCTCCTCCCACCAATCTTTGTGAGAATAAGTCGGCTTGGATTCAATTTATAGAACGAGCTTACTTCTGTGACCAAATTCCAGAAGAGTTGCAACTCTCTCCTCAGATGGCTCAAGAAGCGACTCTGATGAATAGTGGAAACGCCGAACTTTTCATGTATGGAGTTTTTCCATTTCCAACTCCTATGTTTGCAGGAGGCTTTGTTAGTCCTGGGTTTGACCCTGGAGAAGAGCTAATATTTGCTTTACAAACCACTCCTTCACAAGAAGTAGGGCAGGTTTTCTATTCGACCGGTGACCCAAACGCGAATGCTAGTCTTTTTCCTGGGTATGACAATCCCTTTCGCGATCAAATTCAGACCGATATTGATACTTTCTTATCCGTTCCCCATGCCAGGGTACGCTATGAAGCACCAGGGATAGCGCGAGTCGGTTTTGAAGATGTGTTTTATCGGGGAGCATTGAATCTAGATTGCAATAATCCTCTAGAGCCATGTCCACAAGCCGATTGGGATTTTAATGATTACGAGTTTCTCATTTCTGGTGTTGAGATTCAACCCGAAGAACCGGTTCTTGAACAAACGGGCCTAGAGCTGATTGTTGAAGAGGGTGAAGTCTTTGATTTCCAGGCTCTAGATTACGGGACGAGAATTCCGGACAAGTTGAAATTTCACTGGGATTTCAATGATGATGGAGAAACTGACTATGAAGGTCTTGAAGGTGAGATTCAATGGAGTTACGGGACTCCAGGGGTTTATGATTCTTGGTTAACCGTAATTGATGACAGCAATCCGGATAATATTATTGAATGGAAATACATATTCCAAACCACTGTTAAAGGAGAACCTGTCGCTCCTCAATTTTCCGTCTTGTGGTGGGATACAATATTCTGGAAGCCTGGACTTGGATGGGAAGTTCGTCAAGAAATTCCTGATTTCCTGGATGACTTTGGCGGTGGAGATATCTTTAATACCACATATATTTCCCACATCACCCCTGGAGGACTGGAAGCCCATTTAGCCTCTAATAACTATGATGTTGTCGTTTTAGATACTGCATATGCTCCTCCTTACAATCCTGTTTTCCCATTTGATTCAGCAGATCAGGAAGCGTTAAAACAGCATTACACTCAGAAATCGAATTTAATGCTCGATGGAAGTCTAACCATCCGTAGTTATCCACATACGCCAGAAACTGATTTTCCTGGAATAAACAACTCCTTGGGTAACTTTACTGCTAATCAGGTGTATGAACTGGCTACACGGGGAGGAGGGATTTTGATCGGTACTGATCATTACCAGTTTCAAGGTGATGCTAACTATATGCTTGATGGTCTCTTCCCAGGGCGAACAACTAGGTTTAGTGGGATAACGAATCCTTCTACAGATGGGGTATTCTATGGTGCAGATTTACTCAATAACCAGGTAGAAGTTGCGCCTAATGATATTTTCAATCATTGGAGTGCGGTTCCCAGTCAAGGCGTTGCTCCCACGGGGGATTTTATCGACTTCTTGGGCAACCCTGTGACGCTTTATAGTCAAGTTGATGTTGCCAATAAACCCGGTGGTGGGCAAAAGTATTCCTATATTTCCACCAGTTGGAAACCGGATGTCTGTGCAACTGCTGTTACTGATACCAGTTCTGCATGTAAAAAAGTACCCGAACCTTCAGCAATTTTGGGACTTTTAGCAGTTGGTGCGGTAGGTTCCCTGTTGAAACGGCATTAA
- the hetR gene encoding heterocyst differentiation master regulator HetR has product MTNENDLIKRLGPSAMDQILLYLAFIAMRNSGHRHGAFLDAAATAAKCAIYTTYMEQGQNLRMTGHLHHIEPKRVKVIVEEVRQALTEGKLLKMLGSTEPRYLIQFPYVWMEKYPWQPGKSRVLGNNLVSEEKQDIEAKLPPHLPDAQVIPSFQFMDLIEYLHTRSQQDSNLPSDRQLPLSEALAEHIKRRLMYSGTVTRIDVPWGMPYYALTRSTYTPIDEEERKYVLVEDTARYFQLMQEWAESPTQEKPRVMRLLEEMDIPPERYEQAMEELDEVIRAWADRYHEEGGKPMVLQMVFGPLEP; this is encoded by the coding sequence ATGACTAATGAAAATGATCTGATTAAACGTCTGGGTCCGAGTGCGATGGATCAGATCCTGTTATATCTAGCCTTTATTGCTATGAGGAATAGTGGCCATCGCCATGGGGCTTTCTTAGATGCGGCTGCTACGGCTGCTAAATGCGCGATTTATACAACCTACATGGAGCAGGGGCAAAACCTGCGGATGACGGGGCATTTGCACCACATTGAACCCAAACGAGTGAAAGTCATTGTCGAAGAAGTCCGGCAAGCTCTGACGGAAGGAAAACTGCTGAAAATGTTGGGGTCTACTGAACCCCGCTATCTAATTCAATTCCCTTATGTGTGGATGGAAAAATATCCTTGGCAACCGGGAAAATCTCGCGTTTTAGGTAATAATTTAGTTTCGGAAGAAAAACAAGATATTGAAGCTAAACTGCCCCCCCATCTGCCGGATGCCCAAGTGATTCCCTCATTCCAGTTTATGGATCTGATTGAATATTTGCATACGCGATCGCAACAAGACTCGAATCTTCCCTCTGACCGACAACTTCCCCTCAGCGAAGCTCTAGCCGAACATATAAAGCGCCGTCTGATGTATTCGGGCACAGTTACTCGTATCGATGTGCCTTGGGGAATGCCCTACTATGCCCTCACCCGCTCTACCTATACTCCCATTGATGAAGAAGAGCGCAAATATGTCTTAGTGGAAGATACCGCCCGCTATTTTCAACTGATGCAAGAGTGGGCAGAAAGTCCGACCCAGGAAAAACCCCGTGTTATGCGTCTCCTGGAAGAAATGGATATTCCCCCAGAACGCTATGAACAAGCTATGGAAGAACTCGATGAAGTAATTCGGGCTTGGGCAGACCGCTACCATGAAGAAGGGGGAAAACCTATGGTGCTTCAGATGGTGTTTGGCCCCTTGGAACCCTAG
- a CDS encoding YggT family protein, producing MTTLSLISLILGITLAIMTLLFIFRIVLTWYPQIDLNRFPFNVIAWPTEPFLSPLRKIVPPLGGVDITPIIWVGICSLIRELLIGQQGLLKMML from the coding sequence ATGACCACCCTGAGCCTGATCAGTTTAATCTTAGGAATCACCCTGGCAATCATGACCTTGTTATTCATTTTCCGGATTGTCCTCACCTGGTATCCTCAAATCGATCTCAACCGTTTTCCCTTTAATGTCATTGCTTGGCCCACCGAACCCTTTTTAAGTCCCCTACGCAAAATCGTCCCCCCCTTGGGCGGTGTCGATATTACCCCCATTATCTGGGTGGGCATTTGCTCTCTGATCCGAGAATTGCTCATCGGCCAGCAAGGTCTGTTGAAAATGATGCTCTAA
- the prmC gene encoding peptide chain release factor N(5)-glutamine methyltransferase, translating into MVSGLELAAWRKQAQQEAIAANIPPSEVDGLLRSLSSLDSLSLRLESFKSVPDIPLARPWLEIKQLWQQRLDSRVPLQYLIGELSWRNFKLQVAPGVLIPRPETELVIDLVLASDVAQRGGNWADLGTGSGAIAIGLAHAFPHITVHAVDRSLEALAIARRNAANSPFSDRIQFYQGDWFTPLEHLKGQLIAMVANPPYIPTALIDELQPEVAHHEPHLALNGGSDGLDCIRTLVNSAPDYLQPGGLWLVEMMAGQAEEVQQLLIDNGNYHPIQIHKDLAGIERFALAYRRS; encoded by the coding sequence ATGGTTTCGGGATTAGAGTTGGCAGCTTGGCGAAAACAGGCACAGCAAGAGGCGATCGCCGCTAATATTCCGCCGTCTGAGGTGGATGGGTTGCTGCGATCGCTCTCTAGTCTCGATTCTCTCAGTTTACGCCTAGAGTCGTTTAAGTCGGTTCCCGATATCCCTTTGGCTCGTCCTTGGTTGGAAATTAAGCAACTCTGGCAACAGCGCCTTGACTCTAGGGTTCCCCTCCAGTATTTGATTGGGGAATTAAGTTGGCGAAATTTTAAGTTACAGGTGGCTCCAGGGGTGTTAATTCCCCGTCCAGAAACGGAACTGGTGATTGATTTGGTATTGGCTTCTGATGTAGCGCAAAGGGGTGGAAATTGGGCAGATTTGGGTACAGGAAGCGGGGCGATCGCGATCGGGTTAGCCCACGCTTTCCCCCACATTACGGTTCATGCAGTCGATCGCAGTTTAGAAGCATTGGCGATCGCCCGCAGAAATGCCGCTAACTCTCCCTTTAGCGATCGCATTCAGTTTTATCAGGGCGACTGGTTCACTCCCCTAGAACACCTCAAAGGGCAACTGATCGCCATGGTTGCCAACCCTCCCTACATTCCCACAGCCTTAATTGACGAGTTACAACCGGAAGTCGCCCACCATGAACCCCATCTTGCCCTCAATGGTGGCTCAGACGGCTTAGACTGTATTCGTACCCTCGTTAACTCTGCTCCTGACTATTTGCAACCCGGAGGGTTATGGCTGGTGGAAATGATGGCTGGACAAGCCGAAGAAGTACAACAATTACTCATCGATAATGGCAATTATCACCCGATTCAAATCCACAAGGACTTAGCCGGAATCGAACGCTTCGCCCTGGCTTACCGGCGATCGTGA
- the accC gene encoding acetyl-CoA carboxylase biotin carboxylase subunit, with product MTFSKILIANRGEIALRILRTCEELGIATVAVHSTIDRHALHVQLADEAVCIGEANSNKSYLNIPNIIAAALTRNATAIHPGYGFLAENAKFAEICADHQITFIGPTPEAMIAMGDKSTAKATMQKAKVPTVPGSDGLLTDERQAISVARDIGYPVMLKATAGGGGRGMRLVREESQLIKLFRAAQGEAEAAFGNAGVYLEKFIENPRHIEFQILADSYGNVIHLGERECSIQRRHQKLLEESPSPALTPKLRQKMGEAAIKAARSINYTGAGTIEFLLDKSGNFYFMEMNTRIQVEHPVTEMVTGLDLIAEQIRIAQGEKLSLNQKEVQLKGHAIECRVNAEDPDHNFRPNPGRISGYLVPGGPGVRFDSHVYTDYEIPPYYDSLIGKLIVWGADRDSAIRRMRRALQECAITGVPTTIGFHQKILETPAFLEGNVYTNFIEQHFG from the coding sequence ATGACCTTTTCAAAAATCCTGATTGCCAACCGAGGAGAGATTGCCCTTCGCATCCTCCGCACCTGTGAAGAACTCGGCATTGCCACCGTTGCCGTTCATTCCACCATCGATCGCCATGCCCTCCATGTACAATTAGCCGATGAAGCCGTTTGTATTGGAGAAGCCAACAGCAACAAAAGCTATCTCAACATTCCCAACATTATCGCCGCCGCCCTCACCCGAAACGCCACCGCCATTCATCCCGGCTATGGCTTTCTAGCCGAAAATGCCAAATTTGCCGAAATTTGCGCCGATCACCAAATTACCTTCATTGGCCCCACCCCAGAAGCCATGATCGCCATGGGGGATAAATCCACCGCCAAAGCCACCATGCAAAAAGCCAAAGTCCCCACCGTCCCCGGTAGTGACGGACTCTTAACCGATGAAAGACAAGCCATTTCCGTCGCTCGTGACATTGGCTATCCCGTCATGCTCAAAGCCACGGCTGGCGGAGGAGGACGGGGAATGCGCCTCGTTCGGGAAGAGAGTCAACTGATTAAACTCTTCCGAGCCGCCCAAGGAGAAGCCGAAGCCGCCTTTGGCAATGCGGGGGTTTACCTAGAAAAATTTATTGAAAACCCCCGCCATATCGAATTCCAAATTTTAGCCGACTCCTACGGTAACGTCATCCACCTAGGGGAGCGGGAATGCTCGATTCAAAGACGACATCAAAAACTTTTAGAAGAATCTCCTAGCCCCGCCTTAACGCCCAAACTCCGGCAAAAAATGGGAGAAGCAGCCATTAAAGCCGCTCGTTCGATTAACTACACTGGAGCCGGAACCATCGAGTTTTTACTAGATAAATCGGGAAATTTCTACTTCATGGAAATGAACACCCGGATTCAAGTCGAACATCCAGTTACAGAAATGGTCACCGGACTCGATTTGATTGCCGAACAAATTCGCATTGCCCAAGGGGAAAAATTATCCTTAAATCAAAAAGAGGTTCAACTCAAAGGTCATGCGATCGAATGCCGAGTAAACGCCGAAGATCCCGATCATAATTTCCGTCCTAATCCTGGCCGGATCAGTGGCTATCTAGTTCCTGGAGGCCCCGGTGTGCGGTTTGATTCCCATGTCTATACTGATTACGAAATTCCCCCCTATTATGATTCTCTGATTGGCAAACTGATTGTTTGGGGAGCAGACCGAGACAGTGCCATCCGTCGCATGAGACGCGCTCTACAAGAATGTGCCATTACCGGTGTACCCACCACGATTGGATTTCACCAGAAAATTCTGGAAACTCCAGCGTTTTTAGAAGGAAATGTGTACACCAATTTTATTGAACAGCACTTTGGTTAA
- a CDS encoding energy transducer TonB — protein MTYSPLFPQQRQPALQPFWIATIASVAFHGLLWINIPIRSGSPRPSLDAVDLVELTPEQLERLPNLNSPSQLTLPPINPEAWQQQPLPNPPGNPSANSSSAENPSSFVLPPPRASLELPPPPVLQLPPISSTPPYREPLVIPTLPPPPPSSPPVYDDANPLPVLPPSDLDLEINRLAENPEENTETSSPPQPPEPTGEEEQPEPEEPGVLPDSIPEAAIADLRRRQEQYRQQAEASENPEEEIPEPESSPVAAVPPEEEIPEPESSPVTALPPEEETPEPEATPEPDDPLLAEIQALREAIAYNPEGTSDQEATAALESWFNNIPDRYKNEDNTSGWKQKELNVPLPELACRSQLQGRATIGVLVNPEGEIIREAKLIQSTGYAILNEAALQSVRSYAFEPTEIHQLYLIEVIFEPLDSCSAST, from the coding sequence ATGACCTACTCTCCCCTGTTTCCTCAGCAACGTCAACCCGCTCTCCAACCCTTTTGGATTGCCACGATCGCCTCCGTTGCCTTTCATGGCCTATTGTGGATTAACATCCCCATCCGAAGTGGCAGTCCACGCCCCTCCCTCGATGCCGTTGATTTAGTCGAGCTGACTCCCGAACAATTGGAGCGCCTACCCAATCTCAACAGCCCCTCCCAACTGACGCTCCCTCCCATTAATCCAGAAGCTTGGCAACAGCAACCCCTTCCCAACCCTCCAGGGAATCCTTCGGCGAATAGTTCCAGTGCCGAAAATCCCTCTTCCTTTGTCTTACCCCCACCTCGCGCTTCTCTGGAGTTACCCCCGCCTCCAGTGTTGCAACTGCCTCCCATTTCTTCGACTCCTCCTTACCGAGAGCCTTTAGTTATCCCCACTTTACCCCCGCCCCCTCCGTCGAGTCCTCCGGTTTATGATGATGCCAATCCTTTGCCGGTGCTACCTCCATCCGATTTGGATTTAGAGATTAATCGGTTGGCAGAAAACCCAGAAGAAAACACCGAAACGTCCTCACCTCCCCAACCTCCAGAGCCGACAGGAGAAGAAGAACAGCCAGAACCAGAAGAGCCAGGCGTATTACCCGATAGCATACCAGAAGCGGCGATCGCCGATTTGCGTCGTCGGCAAGAACAATATCGCCAACAAGCCGAAGCCTCAGAAAACCCAGAAGAGGAAATCCCAGAACCCGAATCTTCTCCTGTTGCTGCTGTTCCCCCAGAAGAGGAAATCCCAGAACCCGAATCTTCTCCTGTAACTGCGCTTCCCCCAGAAGAAGAAACGCCAGAACCCGAGGCAACCCCAGAACCTGACGATCCCCTGTTAGCAGAAATTCAAGCCTTGCGAGAGGCGATCGCCTATAATCCAGAAGGAACCAGCGATCAAGAAGCCACCGCCGCCCTAGAATCCTGGTTTAACAACATTCCCGATCGGTATAAAAATGAAGACAATACTTCCGGTTGGAAACAGAAAGAGCTAAACGTGCCCCTACCCGAACTTGCCTGTCGAAGCCAACTGCAAGGACGAGCCACCATTGGCGTATTAGTGAATCCTGAAGGCGAAATTATACGAGAAGCCAAGTTAATTCAAAGCACAGGATATGCCATCTTAAATGAAGCAGCGTTACAAAGTGTGCGATCTTACGCTTTTGAGCCAACGGAAATCCATCAGTTATATTTAATTGAAGTCATTTTTGAACCCCTAGACTCCTGTAGTGCATCAACATAA
- a CDS encoding Tic22 family protein produces MIQSLVQWGTRVSLMGTLLLSPVVGMSLMPPAAIAIPEAQIERKLAGVPVYAISDEQGVLLTVSVPRNQENPDQGRISLTRVFISQTDAQSFLAQVREQNPDIPQGMDARAIPLSEVYKLHQEYKDAEEPLIFQFQPKDEQVDQARSVLQQQGDAELANEFRGVPLFMAKAGEDQGYLTIQNGDRQAVLAFFDHGDLEQALAEYQKQNSDASSQIVVQVTTLERLMDLLITEDDPFLQKVELIPTPESRQFLQREMERRQSGN; encoded by the coding sequence TTGATTCAATCATTGGTTCAATGGGGAACTCGCGTAAGTTTGATGGGAACTCTACTATTGAGTCCTGTGGTTGGGATGAGCTTGATGCCCCCAGCCGCTATTGCTATTCCTGAAGCGCAAATAGAGAGAAAGTTAGCGGGTGTTCCGGTGTATGCCATTAGTGATGAACAAGGTGTTTTACTGACGGTTTCAGTACCCCGCAATCAAGAGAATCCCGATCAGGGAAGAATCTCTTTAACTCGTGTGTTTATTAGTCAAACGGATGCCCAAAGCTTTTTAGCTCAGGTGCGGGAACAGAATCCTGATATTCCTCAAGGGATGGATGCGCGGGCGATTCCGTTAAGTGAGGTGTATAAGTTACATCAGGAATATAAGGATGCAGAAGAGCCGTTGATTTTTCAGTTTCAGCCCAAGGATGAACAGGTCGATCAAGCTCGGAGTGTGTTGCAACAACAGGGAGATGCCGAATTAGCGAATGAGTTTCGGGGTGTGCCTCTGTTTATGGCGAAAGCGGGGGAAGATCAGGGCTATTTGACGATTCAAAATGGCGATCGCCAAGCGGTTTTGGCTTTCTTTGACCATGGAGACCTGGAGCAAGCTCTAGCAGAGTATCAAAAACAGAATAGTGATGCCAGTTCCCAGATTGTAGTCCAAGTGACGACTCTAGAGCGATTGATGGATTTGTTGATCACCGAGGATGATCCATTTTTGCAAAAAGTTGAGTTAATTCCGACACCCGAATCTCGTCAGTTTCTGCAACGAGAAATGGAACGCCGCCAGTCGGGAAATTAA
- a CDS encoding Rqc2 family fibronectin-binding protein, translated as MQPVDFTTLMAICADLRDRWLPARLEQVFQQDRFMLSLALRTLQGRGWLTLCWHPQAAHLAISKPPPKAPDTFTFSDQLRHQLNGLALVAIAEIAPWERAVDLQFAQRPGDPILWHLIVEVMGKYSNVILLNQEHMIVTAAHQVSEQQSSVRPILTGQPYVNPPALTNRIPTLEESFSAFRERVGLIPGPLKRQLLQSYRGLSPRLIESWLSGTAIAPHQPTDSLSDADWSLLFERWQYWLQSLQKGSFTPGWNKKGYTVMPWDRVEAVESVQNLISRYYTEQLNRQQFSQLHHQLQQKVRSLLGKLHQKALLFRERLNQSQDADRYRYLADLLMAHLYEWKPGMEAIELADFETGKPVKIPLNPEKNGVQNAQALYKKHQKLKRSQLAVQPLLEAVEAEQRYLEQVETTLLQVSEYGTAEDLSILEEVREELIEQKYLDSPDSDYQRSPTHSQPHRYQTPSGFEVLVGRNNRQNDRLTFRLAGAYDLWFHTQEIPGSHILMRVDPGQVPDPEDLQFVANLAAHYSQGRQSKQVPVVYTEPKSVYKPKGAQPGMVVYKHERILWGCPQDAVVK; from the coding sequence GTGCAACCGGTTGATTTTACTACTTTAATGGCGATTTGTGCTGATTTGCGCGATCGCTGGTTACCGGCTCGCTTAGAGCAGGTGTTTCAACAGGATCGCTTTATGCTATCCCTTGCCCTGCGGACGCTTCAGGGGCGGGGATGGTTAACGCTCTGTTGGCATCCGCAAGCGGCCCATTTAGCCATCAGTAAGCCGCCTCCGAAAGCACCGGATACGTTTACGTTTAGCGACCAATTACGCCATCAACTCAATGGGTTAGCTCTGGTTGCTATTGCGGAAATTGCCCCTTGGGAGCGGGCTGTTGATTTGCAGTTTGCCCAACGACCGGGCGATCCGATTCTCTGGCATTTGATTGTGGAGGTGATGGGGAAGTATAGTAACGTGATTTTGCTCAATCAGGAGCATATGATTGTTACGGCGGCCCATCAGGTGAGCGAGCAGCAGTCGAGTGTACGCCCCATTCTCACCGGACAACCCTATGTGAATCCCCCAGCCCTGACGAATCGGATACCGACGTTGGAAGAGTCATTCAGTGCTTTTCGGGAGCGGGTGGGATTGATTCCGGGGCCACTCAAGCGCCAATTACTGCAAAGTTATCGGGGGTTAAGTCCCCGGTTGATTGAGTCTTGGCTATCGGGGACGGCGATCGCCCCCCATCAACCGACGGACAGTTTAAGCGATGCCGATTGGTCTCTTTTATTTGAGCGCTGGCAATATTGGTTACAGAGTTTGCAAAAGGGAAGTTTTACGCCCGGATGGAATAAAAAGGGCTATACGGTGATGCCTTGGGATCGGGTGGAGGCAGTGGAGTCCGTACAAAATTTAATCAGTCGGTATTATACCGAGCAGCTCAACCGGCAACAGTTTAGTCAACTCCATCATCAACTTCAGCAAAAGGTGCGATCGCTCTTAGGCAAGCTCCATCAAAAGGCGCTGTTGTTCCGAGAGCGGTTGAATCAGTCTCAGGATGCCGATCGCTATCGCTATTTAGCCGATTTATTGATGGCCCACTTGTATGAATGGAAACCGGGAATGGAGGCGATCGAACTGGCTGATTTTGAAACCGGAAAACCGGTTAAAATTCCTCTCAATCCGGAAAAAAATGGCGTACAAAATGCCCAAGCTCTCTACAAAAAGCACCAAAAGCTCAAGCGCTCCCAACTCGCGGTTCAACCCCTCTTAGAAGCTGTTGAAGCGGAACAGCGCTATCTGGAACAAGTGGAAACCACCCTGCTACAAGTCTCTGAGTATGGCACGGCTGAGGATTTATCTATCCTCGAAGAAGTACGGGAAGAATTAATTGAACAAAAGTATTTAGACTCTCCAGACTCGGACTATCAACGCAGTCCCACCCACTCCCAACCCCATCGTTACCAAACCCCTAGTGGGTTTGAAGTTCTCGTCGGTCGCAATAATCGCCAAAACGATCGCCTAACTTTTAGACTGGCCGGAGCTTACGATCTGTGGTTCCATACCCAGGAGATTCCTGGAAGTCATATCTTGATGCGAGTTGATCCGGGACAGGTTCCCGATCCTGAAGACCTCCAGTTTGTGGCCAATCTAGCGGCCCATTATAGCCAAGGACGGCAGAGTAAGCAGGTTCCGGTGGTTTACACCGAGCCGAAATCGGTGTATAAACCAAAAGGCGCTCAACCGGGAATGGTGGTCTATAAGCATGAGCGGATTCTTTGGGGATGCCCCCAGGATGCAGTGGTGAAATAG